Proteins encoded together in one Lathyrus oleraceus cultivar Zhongwan6 chromosome 5, CAAS_Psat_ZW6_1.0, whole genome shotgun sequence window:
- the LOC127080428 gene encoding uncharacterized protein LOC127080428: protein MPPAVVVTCPFQEDPVDLYHGASIHSDAAEDTIQDQIQALSKKLNALKGKDLFGKNSGEMCVIPNVRVLAKFKVPEFEKYKDSLSGAPLRWYMGLEHSNIQNFLDLGEAFVQHYKYNMDMTPDRTQLGSMSQKECESFKEYAQRWWEVAAQVTPPVEEKELCKLFLRTLDSFYYNKFISSMPRDFTEMVGVGVQLEEGVKEVRITRDNSTSASNTKKFSGWQKKKEGDANAVSHHRPSHKSLIHNNHRLSINGNNNSKDNNHLSSTPTTQQNPHPPKTQFQFDPILIAYTDLLPFLLLVEKHAAPPVPDKLPKWYKRNERCVFHSDAPGHDTNNCFVFKGRVQELVRLGLIKFGDTPNVETNPFPEHGAVNVITEDENLIMDVLKVKTLLVPVHLKLFKAGILEQYHEK, encoded by the exons ATGCCACCCGCTGTCGTGGTCACTTGTCCTTTTCAAGAGGACCCTGTGGATTTATATCATGGCGCAAGTATCCATTCAGACGCTGCCGAGGATACAATACAAGATCAAATTCAAGCTCTCAGCAAGAAACTGAATGCCCTCAAAGGGAAGGACCTTTTTGGCAAGAACTCAGGCGAGATGTGCGTCATTCCAAATGTGAGGGTCCTtgctaaattcaaagtaccagaatttgagaagtacaaag ACTCTTTGTCCGGTGCTCcattgagatggtatatgggtttggagCACTCAAATATTCAGAACTTTCTTGACCTTGGTGAGGCCTTTGTGCAACAttataagtataatatggacatgaCACCAGATCGCACTCAATTGGGCAGTATGTCCCAAAAAGAGTGCGAATCatttaaggaatatgcacaaaGGTGGTGGGAAGTTGCTGCCCAGGTCACTCCACCTGTTGAAGAGAAAGAACTGTGCAAATTATTCTTGAGGACTTTGGACTCCTTTTACTATAACAAGTTTATTTCGAGCATGCCTCgtgacttcaccgaaatggtggGGGTTGGTGTACAACTCGAAGAAGGGGTGAAAGAAGTAAGAATAACCCGTGATAATTCTACATCTGCTAGCAACACCAAAAAGTTTAGTGGATGGCagaagaagaaagaaggagaTGCCAACGCCGTGTCCCACCACCGACCAAGTCATAAAAG CCTTATCCATAACAACCACCGCCTCAGTATCAACGGCAACAACAACAGTAAAGACAACAATCATCTATCATCTACGCCTACTACTCAGCAAAATCCGCATCCTCCGAAGACTCAGTTCCAGTTCGATCCAATCCTGATAGCATATACTGATCTACTACCTTTTCTACTTCTTGTGGAAAAACATGCAGCACCACCAGTGCCTGACAAGTTACCTAAATGGTATAAACGTAATGAACGTTGTGTTTTCCACTCCGATGCGCCAGGGCATGACACCAACAATTGCTTCGTATTCAAAGGAAGAGTCCAAGAGCTTGTGAGATTGGGGTTGATCAAGTTTGGTGACACGCCAAATGTGGAAACCAACCCATTTCCTGAGCATGGGGCAGTAAATGTGATTACCGAAGATGAGAATTTGATTATGGATGTCCTGAAAGTGAAGACTCTGTTGGTGCCTGTGCACCTTAAGCTGTTCAAAGCTGGTATTCTAGAGCAATATCATGAGAAGTGA